A window of Parasynechococcus marenigrum WH 8102 contains these coding sequences:
- a CDS encoding N-acetylmuramoyl-L-alanine amidase, with protein sequence MVPVSLIQKLEQVADLIRLHPRTAVAVAATGSLAVLLVSWVSLDRSKPSHAGDRPSLMDLLEQVESGKDIKSPPAVDHPRAPRSRSWTSPLAKQCTGIDSALRSRLKALQRSSDVWRTTVHIHSTNFGERFSKDAYGTPLDPSPRVVVMHETVYSLTSAINTFQTPHPFDEDQVSYHTLVGLDGSVVDIVDPLKRAYGAGNSAFLGEWAVTNPRLLGSLNNFALHVSLETPESGANDASQHTGYTSRQYDALAVVLSDWINRFKLPPAAITTHRHVDLGGERGDPRSFNWASLQYRLAALGDLCVS encoded by the coding sequence ATGGTTCCGGTTTCTCTGATCCAGAAACTTGAACAGGTTGCCGATCTGATCCGTCTGCACCCTCGAACTGCTGTAGCTGTGGCGGCTACGGGATCCCTTGCTGTTCTGCTGGTCAGTTGGGTCAGCCTTGACCGCAGCAAGCCATCCCACGCTGGTGATCGTCCATCGCTGATGGACCTGCTTGAGCAGGTGGAATCAGGCAAGGACATCAAGTCGCCACCAGCAGTGGATCACCCACGTGCTCCTCGCTCACGGTCCTGGACATCCCCTTTGGCAAAGCAGTGCACCGGGATTGATTCCGCCCTGCGTTCTCGCCTGAAAGCGCTGCAACGCTCCAGTGATGTCTGGCGCACCACCGTTCACATTCATTCGACCAATTTCGGTGAGCGTTTCTCGAAGGATGCCTACGGCACTCCATTGGATCCATCACCGCGGGTGGTGGTCATGCACGAGACCGTCTATTCGTTGACATCAGCGATCAACACGTTCCAGACGCCTCATCCTTTCGACGAAGACCAGGTGAGTTACCACACGCTGGTTGGATTGGATGGAAGCGTTGTTGACATCGTTGACCCGCTCAAACGGGCCTATGGAGCTGGCAATTCTGCATTTCTTGGTGAATGGGCCGTCACCAACCCGCGCCTGTTGGGCTCTCTCAACAATTTCGCGCTGCACGTCAGCCTGGAAACCCCCGAGAGCGGTGCCAATGATGCGTCACAGCACACTGGATACACATCACGTCAATACGACGCTCTTGCCGTTGTTCTTTCGGATTGGATCAATCGCTTCAAGTTGCCTCCGGCAGCGATCACCACGCACCGCCATGTTGATCTGGGCGGAGAGAGGGGGGACCCTCGCAGCTTTAACTGGGCATCACTTCAATATCGCCTTGCCGCGTTAGGTGATCTCTGTGTCTCTTGA
- a CDS encoding M61 family metallopeptidase, with protein MNGDVHVHLDLVQPEEQRIRVTMRWTGSTSRQILQFPLWTPGSYTIRDPVQHLHSLQLTAATGVVTLRRLAPHQWLVDDLDPGPLCLTYVVEARDLTVRTAFVDPEFASFSLAAVVMELDGCRWTPHRLTVNSADAWQVHCPLPSDGGGWRAADFDNLLDSPVQAGLFDSQLFRVQEHQHELLLMGDPPGGWPTTLKADVERVCEATCRLMGTPPPAGDRYQLVIQMLDSGYGGLEHDHSAVLQFNWSALAKPDGYRQLLQLVGHEYLHQWNVRRLRPREFRPYDYGHPVVSEGLWFAEGITSYFDLVLPLLAGCSDRSTLLKDLSEELSRVLMAPGRRVQSLAASAQEAWVKLYKATAVSADSQISYYRLGAATAFCLDVRLRQRDSSLAEQLRALWMTHGTVGRGFVREDLTVLLKAIDPGLADDLDRWLDSADSLPLQDTAALIGARFDPVPLAEPDHGLTLADVNGRVVVKRVALDSPGRAAALVPGDELIAVDGRRVNASADLPLLLSVDRPAVFTYARRGCLATTQLCAVQGVERWCLSWEPAASSEQLFLRDRWFRFL; from the coding sequence GTGAACGGCGACGTTCACGTTCATCTGGATCTTGTTCAACCAGAAGAACAGCGCATTCGCGTCACGATGCGGTGGACAGGGTCCACCTCACGCCAGATCCTGCAGTTCCCCCTTTGGACACCTGGCTCCTACACCATCCGTGATCCCGTTCAGCATCTGCACAGCCTGCAGCTGACGGCTGCCACAGGTGTCGTCACCTTGCGACGTCTTGCGCCCCATCAATGGCTGGTGGACGATCTCGATCCAGGGCCGCTGTGCCTCACGTACGTGGTGGAAGCCAGGGACCTGACGGTGCGGACGGCCTTTGTCGATCCGGAGTTCGCCTCCTTCAGCCTCGCTGCAGTAGTGATGGAACTGGATGGATGTCGGTGGACTCCCCATCGACTCACTGTGAATAGCGCTGATGCCTGGCAGGTCCACTGCCCCCTCCCAAGTGATGGGGGTGGATGGCGCGCCGCCGATTTCGATAATTTGTTGGATAGTCCAGTCCAGGCAGGTCTGTTCGATAGCCAGCTTTTTCGTGTCCAAGAGCATCAGCACGAGTTGCTGCTCATGGGGGACCCGCCGGGGGGATGGCCGACCACGCTGAAGGCCGATGTTGAACGGGTCTGTGAGGCCACATGTCGCTTGATGGGCACTCCCCCACCGGCCGGTGATCGCTATCAGCTCGTGATTCAGATGCTTGACAGCGGCTATGGCGGCCTCGAGCACGACCACAGTGCTGTATTGCAGTTCAACTGGTCAGCCCTGGCGAAACCGGATGGTTACCGGCAATTGCTGCAGCTGGTGGGCCACGAGTATCTGCATCAGTGGAATGTGCGCCGGCTGCGCCCACGGGAGTTCCGCCCCTATGACTACGGCCACCCCGTTGTCAGCGAAGGGCTTTGGTTCGCCGAGGGAATCACGAGCTACTTCGACCTCGTGTTGCCGCTGCTGGCTGGCTGCAGTGATCGCTCCACATTGCTGAAGGATCTCAGTGAGGAGCTGTCCAGAGTGCTGATGGCTCCGGGGCGGCGGGTGCAATCCCTGGCTGCCAGTGCCCAGGAGGCCTGGGTGAAGTTGTACAAGGCCACTGCGGTCTCAGCTGACAGCCAAATCAGCTACTACCGACTCGGGGCTGCCACGGCGTTCTGTCTGGATGTGCGCCTTCGGCAGCGGGACAGTTCTCTGGCGGAACAGCTTCGGGCTCTCTGGATGACGCACGGAACGGTGGGTCGAGGCTTTGTTCGAGAGGATTTGACTGTGTTGTTGAAAGCCATTGATCCCGGTCTTGCCGATGATCTCGACCGATGGTTGGACAGTGCTGACTCCTTGCCCCTTCAGGACACGGCCGCTCTGATTGGAGCGCGATTCGACCCCGTGCCTCTGGCTGAGCCCGATCACGGTCTGACCCTGGCTGATGTCAACGGTCGTGTCGTTGTCAAGCGTGTCGCCCTGGATAGTCCTGGCCGAGCTGCGGCGTTGGTTCCCGGCGATGAACTCATCGCCGTCGACGGCAGACGGGTGAACGCGTCAGCGGATCTTCCCTTGCTGCTGAGCGTGGATCGGCCAGCTGTGTTCACCTATGCCCGTCGAGGCTGCCTCGCTACAACTCAACTGTGTGCAGTGCAGGGTGTGGAACGGTGGTGCCTCAGCTGGGAACCTGCGGCATCCTCGGAGCAGCTGTTTCTGAGAGATCGATGGTTCCGGTTTCTCTGA
- the purN gene encoding phosphoribosylglycinamide formyltransferase produces the protein MPAFADPSQQMSSDQALIHPSSGGPADLSPPIRVGVMASGNGSNFEALATAIRDGHINAEIALLVVNNPGCGAQQRAKRLGIPWQLFNHRNYDSRSALDRDLVQRFQSLGVEGIVMAGWMRIVTNELIQAFPDRLINIHPSLLPSFRGLDGVGQALKAGVRLAGCTVHLVTEDLDAGPILVQAAVPVLDTDNHDSLSRRIQQQEHRILPAGLMLAADRWRQG, from the coding sequence ATGCCCGCTTTTGCAGACCCTAGCCAGCAGATGTCATCTGACCAGGCCCTGATTCATCCATCGTCAGGTGGACCAGCCGATCTCAGCCCACCGATCAGAGTGGGCGTGATGGCATCGGGTAACGGAAGCAATTTCGAGGCCTTGGCAACAGCGATCCGGGATGGACACATCAATGCCGAGATCGCTCTGTTGGTGGTGAACAACCCTGGCTGCGGTGCCCAACAACGGGCAAAACGGCTCGGCATTCCCTGGCAACTGTTCAATCATCGGAACTACGACAGCCGCTCAGCACTCGACCGTGACCTGGTGCAGCGATTCCAATCGCTTGGCGTGGAAGGAATCGTGATGGCCGGCTGGATGCGCATCGTCACCAACGAGTTGATTCAGGCCTTCCCAGACCGGCTGATCAACATCCATCCATCGCTGCTGCCCAGCTTCCGGGGGCTTGATGGCGTCGGCCAGGCCCTCAAGGCCGGGGTCCGGCTCGCTGGTTGCACGGTTCATCTGGTCACAGAGGACCTCGATGCCGGTCCGATCCTGGTTCAGGCAGCTGTGCCGGTGCTGGACACTGACAATCACGACAGCCTGTCCCGGCGGATTCAGCAACAGGAACATCGCATCCTGCCCGCTGGCCTGATGCTGGCTGCTGATCGCTGGCGTCAGGGATAA
- the argC gene encoding N-acetyl-gamma-glutamyl-phosphate reductase: MAGGGQGRVAVIGASGYGGLQTIRLLQDHPSLTVTFLGGERSAGRRWSSICSFLPLPEDPVVQSADAERIAAAADYAVLSLPNGLACQLAPELLQRGVRVVDLSADFRYRSLEQWSQVYAQEANRLSREDSELCQQAVYGLPEWHGPAIAEARLVAAPGCFPTASLLPLLPFLKQGLIDTDGIVIDAKTGTSGGGRVPKEAMLLAEASESIAPYGVIGHRHTSEIEQMAREVAGQDVRLQFTPHLVPMVRGLLSTVYARLRDPGLTAEDCTTVLEAVYRHHPCVSVLPVGTYPATKWARHTNRALVSVQVDTRTGQMILMSAIDNLIKGQAGQGVQCLNLMHGLPPETGLPLQSFYP, encoded by the coding sequence ATGGCCGGTGGTGGGCAGGGTCGTGTCGCGGTGATCGGTGCATCGGGCTATGGCGGGCTGCAGACCATCAGGCTTCTGCAGGACCATCCGTCATTGACCGTGACGTTCCTCGGCGGAGAACGGAGTGCAGGACGGCGCTGGAGCTCGATCTGCTCATTTCTGCCGCTTCCGGAAGACCCCGTTGTTCAGTCCGCTGATGCTGAGCGCATCGCTGCGGCCGCGGATTACGCCGTCCTCAGCCTCCCCAATGGATTGGCCTGTCAACTCGCACCGGAGCTTCTGCAGCGAGGTGTGCGGGTGGTGGATCTCTCGGCCGACTTTCGCTACCGATCGCTGGAGCAGTGGAGTCAGGTGTATGCCCAGGAGGCCAACCGTCTCTCACGGGAGGATTCGGAACTCTGCCAACAGGCGGTGTATGGATTGCCGGAGTGGCATGGTCCTGCCATCGCTGAGGCCAGGTTGGTGGCAGCGCCCGGTTGTTTCCCGACCGCAAGCCTGCTTCCGTTGCTTCCCTTCCTGAAGCAGGGCCTGATCGACACCGACGGCATCGTCATCGATGCCAAAACAGGCACATCCGGCGGCGGTCGTGTTCCTAAGGAGGCGATGTTGCTGGCAGAGGCCTCAGAGTCGATTGCTCCTTACGGCGTGATCGGACATCGGCACACCTCGGAAATCGAACAGATGGCCCGGGAGGTTGCCGGTCAGGATGTTCGGTTGCAGTTCACTCCCCATCTCGTGCCGATGGTGCGTGGCCTGTTATCCACCGTGTACGCACGCCTGCGGGATCCTGGTCTGACGGCTGAGGACTGCACAACGGTTCTCGAAGCGGTGTATCGCCACCACCCCTGCGTTTCCGTGCTGCCGGTGGGCACCTATCCAGCCACCAAGTGGGCGCGGCACACCAATCGCGCGTTGGTCTCCGTTCAGGTGGACACAAGAACCGGGCAGATGATCCTGATGAGCGCCATCGACAACCTGATCAAAGGTCAGGCTGGACAGGGGGTGCAATGCCTGAACCTGATGCATGGCCTGCCGCCGGAGACAGGGCTTCCCTTGCAGAGTTTTTATCCCTGA
- the ribBA gene encoding bifunctional 3,4-dihydroxy-2-butanone-4-phosphate synthase/GTP cyclohydrolase II, giving the protein MELQYGRLLNSSSQHQQDDPIRFDDIAEALAAIRNGACVVVVDDEQRENEGDLICAAQFATPEAINFMATEARGLICLAMEGKRLDELDLPLMVDRNTDANETAFTVSIDAGAEHGVSTGISAEDRARTIQVALNPKTRPAELRRPGHIFPLRAKPGGVLKRAGHTEAAVDLAQLAGLTPSGVICEIQNSDGSMARLPELRAYADTWGLKLISIAELIRYRLDNERFVRRQAHAELPSQFGSFQAIGYCNELDGSEHVALVKGDPASLREPVLVRMHSECLTGDAFGSLRCDCRPQLEAALRQIEREGEGVVVYLRQEGRGIGLINKLRAYSLQDGGLDTVEANERLGFPADLRNYGVGAQILSDLGIHRLRLLTNNPRKIAGLGGYGLQVEERVPLVMDAGDHNADYLAAKRDKLGHLMDSDGPCTVLAVAVNDRTESLPSIRSRVEDLAETHGQTLEALHEPRLLALWDRPQFVWKLTPEVDAPLALLQSIAQLESTQRIGLLRVSTERSALHPSQTLEREERSLVELIQTNGDERLTQRPSLLHWSARD; this is encoded by the coding sequence ATGGAATTGCAGTACGGCAGGCTTCTGAACTCCAGTTCCCAGCATCAGCAGGACGATCCGATCCGCTTCGATGACATCGCCGAGGCGTTGGCCGCCATTCGCAATGGTGCCTGTGTGGTGGTGGTCGATGACGAGCAGCGTGAAAACGAAGGCGATCTGATCTGCGCCGCTCAATTCGCCACACCGGAAGCGATCAATTTCATGGCGACCGAGGCCCGCGGGCTGATCTGTCTGGCCATGGAGGGGAAGCGGCTGGACGAGCTTGATCTTCCCCTGATGGTGGATCGCAACACCGATGCCAACGAAACGGCCTTCACGGTGAGCATCGATGCGGGGGCTGAGCACGGCGTCAGCACTGGAATCTCTGCGGAGGATCGTGCCCGGACGATTCAGGTTGCCCTCAATCCCAAGACGCGACCTGCGGAGCTGCGACGACCGGGACACATTTTTCCGCTGCGGGCCAAGCCTGGCGGCGTGTTGAAACGCGCCGGACACACGGAAGCAGCTGTTGACCTGGCCCAGCTTGCGGGTCTTACACCCTCCGGCGTGATCTGCGAGATCCAGAACAGCGATGGCTCCATGGCCCGTCTGCCGGAACTGAGGGCTTACGCCGATACCTGGGGCTTGAAGCTCATCAGCATCGCTGAACTGATCCGCTATCGGCTCGACAACGAACGGTTTGTGCGACGGCAGGCCCATGCGGAACTGCCGAGTCAGTTCGGTTCGTTCCAGGCCATTGGCTACTGCAATGAACTGGATGGCTCGGAACATGTGGCCCTCGTCAAAGGTGACCCGGCCTCCCTGCGTGAACCGGTGCTGGTGCGGATGCATTCGGAATGCCTCACCGGTGATGCCTTCGGATCCCTGCGCTGCGACTGCCGCCCTCAGCTGGAGGCAGCACTGCGCCAAATCGAACGTGAGGGGGAAGGTGTGGTGGTTTACCTACGCCAGGAGGGTCGCGGCATCGGTCTGATCAACAAACTTCGCGCCTACAGCCTTCAGGATGGAGGCCTTGACACCGTTGAGGCCAACGAACGGCTGGGGTTCCCCGCTGACTTGCGCAACTACGGGGTGGGAGCGCAGATCCTCTCAGATCTCGGCATCCATCGCTTGCGACTGCTGACCAACAACCCCCGCAAGATCGCTGGGCTCGGGGGCTATGGACTTCAGGTGGAAGAACGGGTCCCCCTGGTGATGGATGCCGGTGATCACAACGCCGACTATCTGGCTGCCAAGCGCGACAAACTCGGCCATCTCATGGACAGCGATGGTCCCTGCACCGTTCTCGCCGTCGCGGTGAACGATCGAACGGAGAGCCTGCCCTCGATCCGCTCCCGTGTGGAAGATCTCGCTGAGACCCACGGCCAAACCCTGGAAGCGCTGCATGAGCCGCGCTTGCTGGCGCTCTGGGACCGTCCCCAGTTCGTCTGGAAGCTCACGCCGGAGGTGGATGCTCCGCTGGCACTGCTGCAGTCGATTGCCCAGCTGGAATCCACACAACGCATTGGTTTGCTTCGCGTCAGCACCGAGCGCAGTGCGCTCCACCCATCACAAACGCTGGAACGGGAAGAGCGTTCCTTGGTTGAGCTCATCCAGACCAATGGGGACGAACGTCTGACGCAACGTCCGTCCCTCCTGCACTGGTCAGCCAGGGACTGA
- a CDS encoding peptidylprolyl isomerase — protein sequence MTTALMDTDAGQIELELFESDAPNTVANFVKLAKDGFYDGLAFHRVIPGFMAQGGCPNSREGARGMAGTGGPGYQIDCEINGQKHQAGTMAMAHAGRNTGGSQFYICHEAQPHLDGVHTVFGHTGNMDVVLKLSNGSKINKVIIQD from the coding sequence ATGACCACGGCTCTGATGGACACCGACGCAGGGCAGATCGAGCTCGAGCTGTTTGAGTCCGACGCTCCCAACACGGTGGCCAATTTCGTGAAACTGGCCAAGGACGGGTTCTATGACGGCCTCGCCTTCCACCGGGTCATCCCCGGTTTCATGGCTCAGGGTGGATGCCCTAACAGCCGCGAGGGTGCGCGTGGCATGGCCGGCACCGGTGGCCCCGGCTATCAGATCGATTGCGAAATTAATGGCCAGAAGCACCAGGCCGGCACCATGGCCATGGCCCATGCCGGTCGCAACACCGGTGGCTCACAGTTCTACATCTGCCATGAAGCACAGCCCCATCTGGATGGCGTGCACACCGTGTTCGGTCACACCGGAAACATGGATGTAGTTCTGAAGCTCAGCAACGGATCCAAGATCAATAAGGTAATCATTCAGGACTGA
- the mtnP gene encoding S-methyl-5'-thioadenosine phosphorylase: MVARAKLECSERPSMPDLSNARVGVIGGSGLYAIPGLDQAEELSLDTPFGRPSDVLRLGTLQDMETVFLARHGRHHQLLPREVPYQANIWAMRQLNVRWLISVSAVGSLQEHLRPRDMVVPDQFIDRTQQRPQSFFGDGCVAHVSLADPFCPRLSELLAEAAASAMPAGHHLHRGGTYLCMEGPAFSTRAESLLYRSWGCSVIGMTNHTEARLAREAELAYASLSMVTDFDCWHNDHDAVSVEMVVGNLKANAVATEPILNRLMLSLNEQRPSSAAHTALADALITAPEHVPPKTRERLNLFTRSYWGSFPQD; encoded by the coding sequence ATGGTGGCGCGAGCAAAATTGGAGTGTAGTGAGAGGCCTTCCATGCCCGACCTCAGCAACGCCCGTGTTGGTGTCATTGGCGGTAGCGGTCTTTACGCCATTCCTGGGCTCGACCAGGCGGAGGAACTGAGTCTCGACACGCCGTTCGGGCGTCCCTCCGATGTTCTCAGGCTAGGGACACTGCAGGACATGGAGACGGTGTTTCTTGCCCGTCACGGTCGCCATCACCAGTTGTTGCCTCGCGAGGTTCCTTACCAGGCGAACATCTGGGCCATGCGTCAGCTGAACGTTCGCTGGCTGATCTCAGTGTCGGCAGTGGGGTCGCTGCAGGAGCACCTGCGTCCGCGGGACATGGTGGTGCCGGATCAGTTCATTGATCGGACCCAACAACGACCTCAGTCGTTCTTTGGTGATGGCTGCGTCGCCCACGTGAGCCTGGCGGATCCGTTCTGCCCCCGATTGAGCGAACTCTTGGCGGAGGCTGCAGCGTCGGCGATGCCGGCCGGCCACCATCTTCATCGCGGTGGCACATACCTCTGCATGGAGGGCCCTGCGTTCTCAACGCGAGCCGAAAGCCTGCTGTACCGAAGCTGGGGATGCTCCGTGATCGGCATGACCAATCACACCGAAGCGCGACTGGCCCGGGAAGCTGAGCTCGCCTACGCCTCTCTCTCGATGGTCACCGACTTCGATTGCTGGCACAACGACCATGACGCCGTCAGCGTTGAGATGGTGGTCGGCAACCTCAAGGCCAACGCCGTGGCCACGGAACCGATCCTCAATCGACTGATGTTGAGCCTCAATGAGCAACGACCCAGTTCAGCCGCGCACACGGCGCTTGCCGATGCTTTGATCACTGCTCCTGAACACGTACCCCCTAAGACGCGCGAGCGTCTAAATCTGTTCACCCGTTCCTACTGGGGCTCATTCCCTCAGGATTGA
- the murQ gene encoding N-acetylmuramic acid 6-phosphate etherase gives MTRFQSDAAVSADRGHLMTEQPNPRSTALDLLDTAELVTLFVEEDRRPQQAVADASASISAAVDRIASRLKDGGRLFYLGAGTSGRLGVLDAAECPPTFCSDPEMVQGVLAGGAPALLRSSEGLEDLEAAGREDLDQRGFNAGDCLVGIAAGGTTPYVRGGLSHARSIGALAIAMACVPSDQAPLPCDIDIRLLTGPELLTGSTRLKAGTATKMALNIISTAVMVRLGKVFGNRMVDVSASNSKLVDRCLRILRDLGGIERDDGLVLLDQAGGSVKLALLMASSGLASSEAMELLQTHDGQLRQAFASRGLKLAQS, from the coding sequence ATGACTCGTTTCCAATCCGACGCTGCCGTCTCCGCCGATCGCGGCCACCTGATGACTGAGCAGCCCAATCCCCGAAGCACCGCCCTGGATCTGCTCGACACAGCCGAGCTGGTGACGTTGTTTGTGGAGGAGGACCGTCGCCCTCAACAGGCCGTAGCGGACGCTTCGGCATCGATTAGTGCGGCTGTTGATCGCATCGCATCCCGACTCAAGGATGGTGGCCGATTGTTTTATCTGGGGGCGGGAACGTCAGGGCGGCTCGGTGTGCTGGATGCCGCTGAATGCCCTCCAACCTTCTGCAGTGATCCGGAGATGGTTCAAGGCGTGCTGGCTGGTGGTGCCCCCGCACTTCTGCGCAGTTCCGAGGGACTAGAGGATCTGGAGGCCGCCGGACGTGAGGATCTCGATCAGCGCGGATTCAATGCCGGGGACTGTCTTGTAGGCATCGCCGCTGGCGGCACGACGCCATACGTGCGGGGTGGCCTTAGCCATGCCCGCAGCATCGGTGCTCTGGCCATCGCCATGGCCTGTGTACCGAGCGATCAGGCTCCTCTCCCCTGCGACATCGACATCCGTCTGCTGACGGGGCCTGAACTCCTCACCGGTTCCACACGGCTCAAGGCTGGAACAGCCACCAAAATGGCCTTAAACATCATCTCCACCGCCGTCATGGTTCGGCTTGGCAAAGTGTTTGGCAACCGGATGGTGGATGTTTCCGCCAGCAACAGCAAGCTGGTGGACCGCTGCCTGCGAATCCTGCGGGACCTTGGTGGTATTGAGCGGGATGACGGCCTCGTCTTACTGGATCAGGCGGGTGGTTCGGTCAAGCTGGCCTTGCTCATGGCCAGCAGTGGCCTGGCGTCGAGTGAAGCAATGGAGTTGCTCCAGACCCACGACGGTCAGCTTCGCCAGGCCTTCGCCAGTAGGGGACTCAAACTGGCTCAATCCTGA
- a CDS encoding DUF3110 domain-containing protein has translation MRVNVLLFDAGSDSEGIHSLEIAGRTVVLLFENPDDAERYAGLLEAQDFPVPTVESLDREDVELFCRDAGYEARFVASGFVPESDEERLFMAPPEANRDVSQWKDEESLPEPEPSSSSELDALRKRLEGLL, from the coding sequence ATGCGCGTCAACGTGCTTCTGTTCGATGCCGGCAGTGACAGTGAGGGGATCCACTCGCTTGAGATTGCCGGTCGGACGGTGGTGCTCCTGTTCGAGAACCCCGATGACGCCGAGCGCTACGCAGGATTGCTCGAGGCCCAGGACTTTCCGGTTCCCACCGTGGAATCCCTTGATCGTGAAGACGTTGAGCTGTTCTGTCGAGACGCTGGATATGAAGCCCGCTTTGTGGCCTCTGGCTTTGTCCCTGAATCCGACGAAGAGCGGTTGTTCATGGCACCTCCGGAAGCCAACCGTGATGTGAGTCAGTGGAAAGACGAGGAGTCGCTTCCCGAGCCTGAGCCGTCCTCATCCAGCGAACTCGACGCTCTGCGCAAACGTCTTGAGGGGTTGCTTTAA
- a CDS encoding DnaJ C-terminal domain-containing protein has product MTSTADPDYWSLLGLGPEADADQLKRAFRREARRWHPDLNGNDPVAEERFKLVNEAYAVLSDPRRRRAWEHGDREGRRDRDPFEQGFPDFEDYLEVVLGESSRRSESPPPERNDPASWKEPPVAAPPPPPPVRVDEDLESIVELTPEQALHGTTVELNLEDGTVVELETPPQAGDGWRLRLEGVASGGRDHFLQLRVLTDDGLRIDGLRVHYKLLLFPPDAALGCAVDVPTLDGPVTLQVPPGSSSGRLLRLRGRGLELDDRRGDQLVEIVVVIPADLGDAERALYRRLQELALEAEDG; this is encoded by the coding sequence ATGACTTCTACCGCTGATCCTGATTACTGGTCGCTGCTTGGTTTAGGTCCGGAGGCGGATGCCGACCAGTTGAAACGGGCCTTCCGTCGGGAAGCGCGCCGTTGGCATCCGGACCTCAACGGCAACGATCCCGTTGCCGAGGAGCGGTTCAAGCTGGTCAATGAGGCCTATGCGGTGCTCAGTGATCCCCGCCGCCGCCGGGCCTGGGAGCATGGCGATCGAGAAGGACGGCGTGATCGAGATCCGTTTGAACAAGGGTTCCCTGATTTCGAGGACTATCTCGAGGTGGTGCTTGGCGAATCGTCGCGTCGATCTGAATCGCCCCCTCCCGAGCGAAACGATCCCGCTTCATGGAAGGAACCCCCTGTCGCGGCACCACCTCCGCCGCCTCCCGTGCGGGTTGATGAGGATCTCGAGTCGATCGTGGAGCTGACGCCAGAACAGGCGCTGCATGGCACCACTGTTGAGCTCAACCTTGAGGATGGAACGGTCGTGGAACTCGAGACCCCTCCCCAGGCCGGAGATGGTTGGAGGTTGCGGCTGGAGGGAGTTGCCAGCGGTGGGCGCGATCACTTCCTGCAGCTGCGGGTGCTCACGGACGACGGTCTGCGCATCGACGGCCTTCGGGTGCACTACAAGCTGTTGTTGTTCCCCCCGGATGCCGCCCTCGGCTGCGCTGTGGATGTGCCAACCCTGGACGGGCCGGTAACCCTCCAGGTTCCGCCGGGTTCGTCCAGTGGACGATTGCTGCGGCTGCGTGGGCGGGGCCTGGAGCTGGATGACCGTCGCGGTGATCAACTGGTGGAGATTGTGGTGGTCATCCCCGCTGACCTCGGTGATGCGGAACGGGCTCTTTATCGCCGACTGCAGGAACTTGCCCTTGAGGCGGAGGACGGCTGA